The DNA sequence TGTTTCTTCGTTTTTCTCAACCGGATGGTCGTGGCTAATGTATCCACGCCCCTCACAGCACTCACAAGTAGTAGAGAATGCCTCAACGAGACCTTGTCCCACTCTCTTACGAGTCATTTGCACTAGGCCAAGTGAGGTCACCTCTGCCACCTGGTGACGAGTGCGATCTCGGCCAAGACACTCAATTAACCGGCGTAGCACAAGATCACGATTAGCTTCGAGGACCATGTCGATAAAATCGACGACGATAATCCCGCCAATATCACGCAACCGCAACTGCCGAACGATCTCCTCAGCCGCTTCAAGATTATTACGCGTCACCGTCTCTTCAAGAGAACCGCCAGTACCAGTAAATTTTCCGGTATTTACGTCAATAACCGTCATAGCTTCAGTTCGGTCAATGACTAGTGATCCACCCGAAGGTAAGAATACTTTCCGATCAAAAGCTTTTTGTAGCTGCTCATCGACCCGATGCTCTTGGAAAATATCTTTATCCGATTCCCATTTTTCTAGACGATCCACGAGTTCTGGCGAAAGCTCTTGAACATAATGCGAGATAGTCTTCCATGCATTTTCGCCCGAAATACGCAAGGTCCGGAAATCTTCATTGAAGATATCACGTACAACCCGCACCGCGAGCTCCGGCTCACCCTTCAGTAATGAAGGTGCATTCTTCGACGCCTTAGATTTCGCTTCAATATCGGTCCACGACTTCATCAGCCGTTCGACATCTTGCTTGAGCTGATCCTCACTAGCACCTTCCGCAGCTGTACGGACAATAACACCATGCTCACCGGGAATAATCTCTTTGAGAATCTTCTTTAGCCGCAAGCGTTCAGGTTCTGGTAACTTGCGTGAAATACCGGTCATTACTCCACCAGGGACTAAAACAAGATGGCGGCCAGCTAGGGTGATTTGCGCTGTCAACCGAGCACCTTTATGTCCGATAGGATCTTTAGTAACCTGCACCAAAACCGGATCGCCAGATTTTAACGCTTGTTCAATTTTGCGCGGTTTACCTTCTAGTCCTGAGGCATCCCAATTGACTTCACCAGCGTAAAGCACCGCATTGCGGCCCTTTCCAATATCTACGAACGCTGCTTCCATCGATGGTAGAACATTTTGAACTCGTCCCAAATAGACGTTTCCCACCATCGAAGATTGAGTATGACGTGCTACATAGTGCTCAACGAGAACGCCATCTTCAATAACAGCAATCTGGTTCAGACCGTCACGTTCCCGGATGAGCATGTCACGATTAACCGATTCGCGACGTGCTAAATACTCTGATTCCGTAATAGTTTGACGACGACGACCTACTTCACGCCCTTCCTTACGGCGCTGGCGTTTAGCTTCGAGACGAGTTGATCCTTTCGGGGCAGTAACCTCATCCGAGACCGCTTCAGTAGCTCGCCGACGACGGCGACGACGAACCGCTGGCTCTTCAGCTTCAACAGCCTCGTCGTTATCACTATTTTCCGATACAACCGCTTTGACTTTTTTCGTTTTCCGCGCTGATTCGTTTTCGGTTTTAGCTATCTGAGCATCGTTTTGAGAGCTATCCTTCGACGTCTCAAGAGTTTCATCTACGTCAGCGTTGCGCCGGCCACCCCGAGTGCCACGCCGACGTTTCCGCGCTGACTCTGGATGCGTATCGCTATCACTAGCTACTTCTTCTGCAACGTTTTCCAATTCATGCGCATCTTCTTCAATAACGGCTTCTTTGCGTTGCCGGCGAGCACGAACTGCACGAGCCACATCAGGTTCCTGAAACAATAGTGATGTTATCGGCGGAGCAACGACAACTTCTGGAACTGGTGTAGGTTCTTCAGCCCCACCAGCCGAGAAAATAATCGACGTCGGATCGGCAACCTTCGCCGAATTCTTCCGTGGCTTTACAGGCAACTCAGCAAGTGACTGAGCAACTGATTCGGCAATATCTTTTTTTGCATGCGCTTTTTTATCTGACGTTTTGCGCGTTCTACTACGTGTTGCCTTTTTACCCTCAGGTACGACAACATCCATGGCTTCATCGGCCATCGGATACCCCCTATAACCACGTACGTGCATCTCGTGCGTGGCGCATAATAATCACAGCCTCAACTGTGGAAAGTCTCTAATATTAAGCTGTCCCGGCAGCAACGCTCATGCGGCGCACTTGAACAACGTCGGCTATTAGATGCTCAATAACCTAGTGTCAGTCTACACGCTTCATGCACTCAACACACATTCCCCTACTATGAAGTAAGCACCAAAGCACATCTGTTCCCACCATCACACAGCCATTAAACCCACATAAAATGTGACATGGGACAAAGTTCCTAAAATTGCTCACGCGACTTTCCCGAATTAACTGGCATCCGAGAGTAAAATACGTCATGATTACATTATGGATTCAATGTGTCCCTAACACCTGAGCTCGTAACAACGACGCTCGAGTGGTAGCCATATTGGAACGGGCTAAAAGGCCCATCCGACTCAGTAACTCTATTCATCAGGTCGCACGGAAGGTGAAAAAGGTGGATGTCCTCGACCTTGCGCGGTGGCAGTTCGGCATTACAACGGTGTATCATTTCATATTGGTACCGTTGACGATCGGCCTATCCCCACTCGTCGCATATTTACAAACAAAATGGCTTCGGTCCGGAGACACAAAGTGGCTCAAGCTGTCCGAATTCTTCGGAAAAATACTTCTCATTAACTTCGCACTCGGTATCGCGACAGGTATCGTTCAGGAATTCCAATTTGGTATGACCTGGTCTGAATACTCACGTTATGTTGGTGATATTTTCGGTGCTCCACTCGCATTCGAAGCGCTCCTCGCGTTCTTCTTAGAATCTGTATTCCTCGGAGTATGGATCTTTGGTCGCGGACGCATCTCACCAAAGGCACACACCGTGGCTATTTGGCTTGTGGCACTAGGTACCAATATCTCAGCTTTGTTTATTTTGGCTGCAAATTCCTTCATGCAAAACCCAGTCGGAGCTATCGCTAACCCAGAAACTGGTCGCGCTGAACTCGACGGTATCGGAGGCTTCCTCGAAGTCGTCTTCTCCACTACTACCCTTTACGCTTTTGCACACACAATTTCCGCTTCTTTAATGGTTGCTGGAACACTCATCGCTGGCGTATCGATCTGGTGGATGGTTCGTAGCGTAAAGAATAACAACGAAGCTGAAGCCATTGAATTATGGAAACCAGCAGCTCGTTTTGGCCTGAAGGTTCTCGCAGTTGCGGGCGTTCTCGCCCTCGTCACTGGACACTTCATGGGGCAACACATCTACAAGGTTCAGCCAACAAAGATGATTGCCGCAATGGGAATTACCCATACTGAAGAAAACGCGCCACTAGCATTGATGATGACCGGTACTGAGCTCACACCAGAAAACATCATCTCTTTGCCAATCCCCGGCCTAGAATCCTTCATGGTGACCGACCACTTCTCTGGACCTAACTCCGAAGTTACTGGAGCGACCGAAATCCAAGAGAAGTTCACGAACATGTTTGGTGATGAATTCGGTGCAGACGTGAACTATCTGCCCAACCCATTTATCGCCTTCTACTCTTTCCGCATCATGATGGCTCTTGGCTTTGCCTCAATTGCTTTATCCTTCGTTGGTTTGTGGCTATTGCGCAAGGACAATCTGATCCGTTCTGGCGGAATTTCCAAGCTCTACCTGTGGACTATTACTTTCCCATACCTTGCCTCCATCTTCGGATGGATCTTGACTGAAATGGGTCGTCAGCCATGGGTTGTTTACCCGAACATGGAAGTCGCCGATAGCATGGCACCTTCTGAGATGATTAAGCAACTTACCGACTTCGGCGTTTCTCAAAACGTAGTTCCGGTTGAGGTCTTCATCTCCCTAGTCATCTTCACCCTACTCTATGCGGCACTCGGCGTCGTTTGGTACGTCTTGATCAAGCGCTACGTGAAAGAAGGCATTAACACTGCCAAGAACGTTGCATTGCAGTTTGACCATACCAATCCAGATGCCAAGCTAAGCTTTGGATACTGAGGAAAGGACACCTAACAATGGATCTCTCATTCCTACAAATTCTGTGGTTCGTCCTCATCATTGTGCTGTGGATTGGCTACGTTACCCTTGAAGGTTTCGGTTTCGGAACCGGCATGCTCCTACATATCCTGCCACGCAACGAAAAAGAACGTCGCCTTCAACTTAATACTATCGGCCCACACTGGGATGGTAATGAAGTCTTCCTTCTCACCGCTGGTGGCGCAACTTTCGCCGCCTTCCCTGAGTGGTACGCAACCATGTTTTCCGGCATGTACATTGCTCTCGTTCTCGTGCTAGTTTTGCTCATTTTGCGAATCTCTGCGATAGAATGGCGCGGCAAGATTAACTCCGACGCCTGGCGTAATGCATGGGATTACATTCACTTTGGT is a window from the Arcanobacterium buesumense genome containing:
- a CDS encoding Rne/Rng family ribonuclease, with the translated sequence MADEAMDVVVPEGKKATRSRTRKTSDKKAHAKKDIAESVAQSLAELPVKPRKNSAKVADPTSIIFSAGGAEEPTPVPEVVVAPPITSLLFQEPDVARAVRARRQRKEAVIEEDAHELENVAEEVASDSDTHPESARKRRRGTRGGRRNADVDETLETSKDSSQNDAQIAKTENESARKTKKVKAVVSENSDNDEAVEAEEPAVRRRRRRRATEAVSDEVTAPKGSTRLEAKRQRRKEGREVGRRRQTITESEYLARRESVNRDMLIRERDGLNQIAVIEDGVLVEHYVARHTQSSMVGNVYLGRVQNVLPSMEAAFVDIGKGRNAVLYAGEVNWDASGLEGKPRKIEQALKSGDPVLVQVTKDPIGHKGARLTAQITLAGRHLVLVPGGVMTGISRKLPEPERLRLKKILKEIIPGEHGVIVRTAAEGASEDQLKQDVERLMKSWTDIEAKSKASKNAPSLLKGEPELAVRVVRDIFNEDFRTLRISGENAWKTISHYVQELSPELVDRLEKWESDKDIFQEHRVDEQLQKAFDRKVFLPSGGSLVIDRTEAMTVIDVNTGKFTGTGGSLEETVTRNNLEAAEEIVRQLRLRDIGGIIVVDFIDMVLEANRDLVLRRLIECLGRDRTRHQVAEVTSLGLVQMTRKRVGQGLVEAFSTTCECCEGRGYISHDHPVEKNEETQLTQRVSKKESKKEAKAHNNEPDPKHEEVKAALATIAAAATTKHDDGEEESELSAGSQSPETTERPKRGRAKKVSASRGADKETYHGRGRKKSTQSNPVVSESTSADSQTVAGSSQQTSEEPVKKAKKRVTSSGTITPTTRASSALMTFPVKKVKK
- a CDS encoding cytochrome ubiquinol oxidase subunit I, yielding MDVLDLARWQFGITTVYHFILVPLTIGLSPLVAYLQTKWLRSGDTKWLKLSEFFGKILLINFALGIATGIVQEFQFGMTWSEYSRYVGDIFGAPLAFEALLAFFLESVFLGVWIFGRGRISPKAHTVAIWLVALGTNISALFILAANSFMQNPVGAIANPETGRAELDGIGGFLEVVFSTTTLYAFAHTISASLMVAGTLIAGVSIWWMVRSVKNNNEAEAIELWKPAARFGLKVLAVAGVLALVTGHFMGQHIYKVQPTKMIAAMGITHTEENAPLALMMTGTELTPENIISLPIPGLESFMVTDHFSGPNSEVTGATEIQEKFTNMFGDEFGADVNYLPNPFIAFYSFRIMMALGFASIALSFVGLWLLRKDNLIRSGGISKLYLWTITFPYLASIFGWILTEMGRQPWVVYPNMEVADSMAPSEMIKQLTDFGVSQNVVPVEVFISLVIFTLLYAALGVVWYVLIKRYVKEGINTAKNVALQFDHTNPDAKLSFGY